GTGCTGGTCAATCGCCTCACACAGAAATATTTTACATACAACGCAGAAtaatacaaattaaaacacatttcgggtctcgaacctccgttaaataaattacatcaaCCAACACAACCAACGATTCAATTTACAAACTCACCTTCTGCTTATACTTCGAACAACACTTCAAACTTTCAAACTCCAGTGTCAGCATTTTACTGATCACCGCTTCAAGAAATCTCACAGGAATAAAGTGAAACCTGCAGGGACCAGCAGTTTGATCAAAGTAACCGGAGCAATGAGCCCACGGCACAGAACGGTTCTCCTGACTTGCGGCATCAATAAAAGTGGCTGATGTATCAATCACCATGTTGATGAACTCAGTGCGAGAACCAGACTGCATCACAACAGCTCAGTCAgaatatcccagtgggggcaGTCTATCCCAGTCGGAAGATGCAGTCTGGAGAGGCTCGGACATGCGGCAATGATACCTGTCCCTGGTCCCCAATTCACACAAGGAGTGGGAATCACGGACCCATCCCTTATACCCcagacttctccacacaaagtatcaccataaagagggaaatacagcaagtgccaatattgatactgactggaaacataaataattactcaacgtaattcaaaaggaaataattgaaataatattaaataaaataatataaagaaAATGATAACACTGACAATTGGTGACCTTTTACTGTTCTACACAGGCTCtcaggtgaacagtgaaagctGCTGTGTCCTTAAAAACATTCCCACACACGGGGCACGTTTCAATGCAGGTGTGAGCTTTCTGCTGATTGAGATAAgaaaagctcttcccacagacagaacatgtgtacggcctctctccggtgtgggtccgctggtgtcggtggaggctCCCTGAGTGtacaaagctcttcccacagacagaacatgtgtacggcctctctccggtgtgggtccgctggtgttggtggaggtgcgctgcctgtgcaaagcccttcccacagacagaacatgtgtgcggcctctctccggtgtgggtccgctggtgaaGGTGCCCTGCCTGtacaaagctcttcccacagacagaacatgtgtacggcctctctccggtgtgggtccgctggtgttggtggaggttcCCTGccagtgcaaagcccttcccacagacagaacatgtgtacggcctttctccggtgtgggtccgctggtgtcggtggaggtgccctgcccatgcaaagcccttcccacagacagaacatgtgtacggcctctctccggtgtgggtccgctggtgtcggtggagctTCCCTGCCCGCGTGAAacacttcccacattctgcacattcatgCCGTCTCTCCGTTATTCGTCCTGGAATATCACATGACTTCCCTATTGCCTTCCTTCCGTCAGATGGTGTGAGCGGACTCTGCTCACGTTTACTTTGTGGATCGGTGTCCACTCTGGGGGAAGAAGGTTGACCAGCCGGCGTTGGTCTGGAGGCTACAGGATGCCTTCTTAAGTGCCTTGTAAGGTACTTCGCCGTGGTGAATGCTATAGTGCAGTGAGGGCAGGGATGACAGTCTCCTTGGGTTACGCCGTCTACcgctggagaaggaaacagaaatgaTCACTTTCAGCAAAAAATCCACGCTctgatttggaagacagattagtaaatgcttcagtgttaatggagctgctcggagatgttaattgaaataatttacaggcgtgactagtgaaagattgtggggaggagggagttatcaatcaccagatgattctgttaaagactcgagggggatggattctgtctttgatatcccccaaggaacaaggtacacgtcagtaagtttttaagaattcttctaacccagtgtgataactggcttgttaaaatgggcaagtgaaaagcaaagtgcagatgtcaaatcacatcatgagctgggagttgctgaggacgacagcagggcaaaggggctgactgcatctttgtaaatgctcagtgattcagcgtgagttgctccaaggatgttttgaataaaatcagtGCATCCACAAAGTTTTTGTGCTTCTAACACCTGAATGCGACATCATtcagcacaattctctgcacttcactattctgcaaatttctcatccttactacaactgctgctttgtttttgatcatagttctgacgtgccactttaaacacccgtaattattttacagtaaattagttaaagtttgattgtgttgaacaatccctgttccaggcgaacactggccctatccctgacctCGATCTCCGTCACATTGACAAGTGCATCggtactacctcctgcacccatccagaactcatggacttcattaacttcaccaccaatttccatcctgcactcaaattcacttggaccatctttgacaccaccctcgcctttcttgatctcagtctccatcacaggctgacatctattacaaacccactgacagtccgcaactaccttgtctacacttcttcccaccctgcttcctgcaaagactccatcccctactcctaattcctccgtctacgccacatcaagatgaggggttccctaccaggacatctgacatgtcctcattctttagggaatggaggttcccctctcccatcatagatgaggaccTCACTCGtgtttcctcggtaccccacagctctgccttcctcccctctccctattcgtaacagagacagagtcccgctagtccttaccttttaccccatcagccctcgcatacaacacataatcctccgacattttcgccacctccaacggtatcccaccactagtcacgtcttcccatctccacccctttccgccttccacagaaaccgttccctccgcaactccctggttaattgggcccttcccacccaaaccaccccctccccaggtaccttcccctgcaggagatgcaacatctgccccaatacctcctccttcaaatctgtccaggcaccccaacagtcctttcaggttgggcagaggttcacttgcacctcctccaacctcatctactgtgttcaagatgtggactcttatacatcggcaagaccaaacatcgttttgctgaacaccttcacgcagtccgcctgaacctacctgatgtcctggttgctaaacactttaattctcctacccattcccacaccgacctttctgtcctaggtctctgccattgttaaacgcaaattggaggaacagcatcgcatattttgcttgggaagcttgcagcccagtggtatgaatattgatttctctaacttcaagtaaccccggcattccctttctctctagcCGCTATTTAATTAAAAATGGCTGCCGTGTTGAACTGTATGAATATTTATTAACATCAAGAGCAAAATCATgaccatgcttgacaaatctactggaattttttgaggatgtaactaggaaaattgacaagggagagtcagtggatgtggtgtacctcgactttcagaaagccttcgacaaggtcccacataggagattagtgggcaaaattagggcacatggtatttggggtggggtactgacatggatagaaaattggttgacagacagaaagcaaagagtggggataaatgggtccctttcggaatggcaggcagttaccagtggggtaccgcaaggttcggtgctgggaccccagctatttacgatatacattaatgacttagacgaagggattaaaggtaccattagcaaatttgcagatgatactaagttggggggtagtgtgaattgtgaggaagatgcaataaggctgcagggggacttggacaggttgtgtgagtgggcggatacatggcagatgcagtttaatgtagataagtgtgaggttattcactttggaagcaagaatagaaaggcagattattatctgaatggtgtcaagttaggaggagggggagttcaacgagatctgggtgtcctagtgcatcagtcaatgaaaggaagcatgcaggtacagcaggcagtgaagaaagccaatggaatgttggccttcgtaacaagaggagttgagtataggagcaaagaggtccttctacagttgtaccgggccctggtgagaccgcacctggagtactgtgtgcagttttggtctccaaatttgaggaaggatgttcttgctatggagggcgtgcagcgtaggttcactaggttaattcccggaatggcgggactgtcgtatgttgaaaggctggagcgattgggcttgtatacactggaatttagaaggatgaggggggatcttattgaaacatataagataattaggggattggacacattagaggcagataacatgttcccaatgttgggggagtccagaacaaggggccacagtttaagaataaggggtaggccatttagaacggagatgaggaagaactttttcagtcagagggtggtgaaggtgtggaattctctgcctcagaaggcagtggaggccagttcgttggatgctttcaagagagagctggatagagctcttaaggatagcggagttagggggtatggggagaaggcaggaacggggtactgattgagagtgatcagccatgatcgcattgaatggcggtgctggctcgaagggctgaatggcctactcctgcacctattgtctattgtctattgtaataccaAGCATGATGTAATGCAGAGTATGTTTAAAGGTAACGGTGCTGTTGTGCATGGAGTCAACTCCAAGAGAAGTGTTTTGAAGGATAAAAGTAACAGTCTATtatgtgaacttatgaagcatttgtaacaaggcagatgaattaagaccattgacataggtgcaggagtaagccattcggcccttcgagccagcaccaccattcaatgtgatcatggctaatcatccacaatcagttccctgttcctgccttctccccatatccttcgattccgctagccccaagagctctatctaactctcttttgaatgcagccagtgaattggcctccactgccttttgaggcagtgaattccacaaattcacaactctatgggtgaaaatgtttttcctcatctcggttctaaatggtctaccccttattcttaaactgtggtccctggttttggactcccccaacatcatagaaacatctaaaataggtggaggccatttggcccttcgagccatttggcccttcacagtgctcatggctgatcatccacaatcattaacctgtacctgccttctccccatatctctggaTTCCACTAGCTACCgaactcttaaattcattcagtgaattggcctccattgcctgctgtggcagagaattctacaaattcacaactctctgggtgaaaaagtttcttctcatctcagttttaaatgacctcccctttattcttagaatgtgtcccctggttctggactcccccaacattgggaacatttttcctgcatctgccttgtccagtccctttataattttatgtctctataagatcccctctcatcattctaaactccagtgaatataaccatagtttttccaatctttcctcatatgacagtccctccatcccagggattaacctcgtgaacctacactgcactgcctaaatagcaaggacgtcctacctcaaattaggagacaaaaacggcacacaatactccaaatgtggtctcaccagggccctatacaactgcataaagacctctttactcttatactcaaatcctgttgttatgaaggccaacatgccataagctttcttcacagcctgctgtacctgcacgcttactttcagttactggtgtacaaggataccaaggtctcgttgcaattcccctttacctaatctgacgccattgatataataatctgcttccttacttttgccgccaaagtggataacctcacagttatctacattatactgcatctgccatgcatctgcccactcactcaacctgtccaattcacctagcaacctcctaacattatcctcacagttcccactgccactcagctttgtgtcatccgcaaacgtgctagtgttacttctacttccatcatccaaatcacttgtattgtaaatagttgcggccccagcactgagctttgcggcactccactctccactgcctgccattctgaaaaggacccgtttattcctactctttgcttcctgtctgccaactaattctctatccatgtccataccccacccccaatgccatgtgatttaattttgctcaccaacctcccgtgtggtacctaatcaaacaacggctttctgaaagtctagaaacactacatccacttgctctccttcatccattttacttgtcacatcctcaaaaaattccagatgattagtcaagcaggatttccccttcataaatccatgctgacttggaccaatccttttaccactatccagatgtgccgttattacctatttaataattgactccagcatcttccctgccaccgatgtcaggttaactggtctataattccccgtttcctctctcgctcctttcttgaaaagtgggataacattagctaccctccaatccacaggaactgatcctgaatatattgaacattggaaaataatcactaatgcgtccatgatttctagagccacctccttgagtaccctgggatgcagaccatcaggccctggggatttatcagccttcagtcccatcagtctacccaatcctatttctcgcctaatgcaaatttcttttagttcctctgactcccttgatactctgtccactagtgcatctggaagattgttagtgccttcattagtgaagacaggtccaaagtacctgttcaaatcttcagccatttccttgttacccataataatttcacccgtgtttgccttcaagggacccacatttgcctttactaatttttttctcttaacatacctaaagaagcttttactatccttctttatattcttggccagcttcgcttcctacctcatcttttcagcccgtattgccctttttgccatcttctgttgtcctttgaaagttgcccactcctctggcttcccgctactcttagctatcttatacatcttttcttttcgttttattccatctctaacttcccttgtcagctacggttgcctcctactcccgttagaatctatcttcgcctttggaatgaaatgatcctgcatcttctggattatgcccagaaattcctgccattgctgttccaccgtcattcctgctaggatccctttctatttcaccttggccagctcttctctcatgccttcatagtcccctttgttcaacggcaacaccgacacttctgatttaaccttctcccgctcaaattgcatattaaaactaattatattacagtcactacctccaagcggttcctttaccttgagttcccttattaaatctggttcaatggacaacacaaaatccagaattgccttctccctggtaggctccaatacaagctgttcaaagaatccatcttggaggcaatctacaaactccctttcttggggtcctgtatcatactgattttcccagtctgcctgcatattgaaatctcttcaaccaccctagcattacctttgttacatgccaatattaactcctgatgcaacttgcaccctatatccaggctactgtacctttattacttgccaattttaactcctgatgcaacttgcaccctataactatgcaaaaagaaaagagatttaataaagtatacaatgtagaaaagtaattgcatggtttgtatctaaactgcactttaccaaatgcaagacaaggttgagttggccggactaatataattttacatgagtgcaactgtgatgaacagatttggctcagggaatcatgtggtggaataagagagaaggttaatcaaaaatgtcaaagaaagagagcatttcacaaaagggaaatcaaatatttgtgttgtcaaattcaatcttcatatagaaaggaaaaaaatgctGAATTTGTGGGAAAATGAATTTGAAACTGAAATTAGTCTGGAAACGTTCTATCCAAGATGAATGCTGGTAATCCCAGCAAGTCAGAGAAGAattatggaaataaaaacagtgttagcatctcacattgaagttccaacaaagggtcttcctcctcaaacattagttgtgtttctctttccacagatgatgctggaTATCTTGTGCAACATGACAGAATTAACTGGTAGCTTTGCAATAAAGAATCCTTTGGGACTCCTTGTTTAAATGACAGGAACGTACATTGATCTTATGAGTGATGAAGTGAAAACAGAACATAGAGAAATATATTAAGCCATTTACTGATATATTAAGGTCAGATTGCTTAGATTAGGAAATTAGATGGAAAGTTATGACAATTGGCAAATAGACATCTTCAAAGACATCTTAGAGCAAGGCACCTGCAATGTTTCCAAGATTATTGTTGACAAGAAGGTAGATGGCAAAATAACTCACAAAATGACATAGATACCCACAAAATGACATAGCAGGAAAAGTTAAAAGACaagaagataaagaaagattaacAATTCATTGTTCTTCCCACAATGTATCACAAGTTTGATTAATATTTTTGGTAACGTCAGTTGGTCATACTGCACATAGCCCTACATTAATAATACACAAAGCAATACTCTTACATTCACATCCTTTATGATGCCCACAGTTACCAGGAAAGTGCCTACATAAATTGGACATGAACCACAATTTCTTTAAACAGTCACTGTCAGTTTACCGGGTAATCAATGTCAGATTCCAATGTctgacaaaattccagaagttaacatcaaatgttacggaaagtaccagtgattaatgttaaaagaaaaaatttcttcatgagtgaacacaattttgtgctcttgaaccaaagcccgcattgttccaccattgcactggctaccaatgcaccatgccatcacttcaatgctcctaatgaaatatggttgctttgaagaaataaattggtTCCTTTGGACATACACAGGTAATCGTCATTACGGAGCTCCTGTTCTTTTGTATAGATGATCCTCTCTGTATTtcgtaaattataaattattttgtctgtctgtttggTCGTTTCCTCGCTTGTAGATCCCAAAACTGAAAAAAGAAAGCCAAAAATAACCTAATTACATTGTTTCAAGTCAGGTAAGTGGTTGAACTGTAAAATATGGAAGTTAGTTACATAATATGCAACATGttctatgaattgaattgaaatgacatGGTGGTAGTCAGATGGTCATTATATCATCTCCATCATTTACTGGAATGCACAGGAGTTACTCATTTTGAGTTTTACTTTTACAAACAGAATTACCTGTTGCTCTTTTGATTCTTTTCACCAACACTGCGCCTTCCTTCGTTTCCTCAGCGGCTCCTCCCAAATCTCTTTTGCCCTCCCCTGTAATGACCTGTAAAGAGACATTTTGGTGCAACCTGTGATTCATAAGGAC
The window above is part of the Rhinoraja longicauda isolate Sanriku21f chromosome 43, sRhiLon1.1, whole genome shotgun sequence genome. Proteins encoded here:
- the LOC144612157 gene encoding uncharacterized protein LOC144612157, yielding MQSGSRTEIINMAIDTSANFIVAASQENRSVPWAHCSGCFDQTAGPCRFHFIPVRFLEAVISKMLTLESERLKCCSKYKQKDYRNHRHWFLPDEQSGIKAPDLAECTKCFMAALYENVITGEGKRDLGGAAEETKEGAVLVKRIKRATVLGSTSEETTKQTDKIIYNLRNTERIIYTKEQELRNDDYLSVDGVTQGDCHPCPHCTIAFTTAKYLTRHLRRHPVASRPTPAGQPSSPRVDTDPQSKREQSPLTPSDGRKAIGKSCDIPGRITERRHECAECGKCFTRAGKLHRHQRTHTGERPYTCSVCGKGFAWAGHLHRHQRTHTGERPYTCSVCGKGFALAGNLHQHQRTHTGERPYTCSVCGKSFVQAGHLHQRTHTGERPHTCSVCGKGFAQAAHLHQHQRTHTGERPYTCSVCGKSFVHSGSLHRHQRTHTGERPYTCSVCGKSFSYLNQQKAHTCIETCPVCGNVFKDTAAFTVHLRACVEQ